Proteins from one Chitinophaga oryzae genomic window:
- a CDS encoding beta-ketoacyl synthase N-terminal-like domain-containing protein, which yields MEQAVAIIGVSFDLPGMKNWEDLYQSLAGTSCYIGDISAQRKKDLFARFGEFRVKEGGYLPVIDQFDPKYFHLTGKESVRMAPEQRLMLMHALRAFYDAGYTEKHLKGSDTGLYYVSRGSSYPMFFDESLGEFEALHGIEGARIAHYLDLHGPVISVNTTCSSSLTALHQACGALIQGDCSMALVGGAILGVVSSETADRSAIISRAGQCRPFDSLADGTLNGEGVICFVLKLLSDAVRDNDPVYAVVEGTAMNHGGARISSLTAPSAEAQTELLVKTWRRAGVSPAAIRFIEAHGTGTILGDPIEFKGIAEAFRQEGVTDGVCSISSVKGQIGHLDSLAGIAGLLRLTAALRSGTIPAQAGFEALNGHISEENTIVEVQRTAAPWPVAEGRKVGGVSSFGLTGNNVHAVVSRPEKPSVVYHDQPVYFLQLAERTPERLQQLKQELAASLRVTENVTLEPWCQRVNRLFTQQPVQQGLLFKDKAALLRQLEAPYERSSRKKRYFIANIDILSFEEAQVNALLKGNLLLREEYDQLVAGRVLPGAVARNIAFQAAVCKWLIAALGKEVTLISPKEGNIVQQVLAGTIVPEEAFRISQIVPGADFNRANFLKYLQQLPATEDIVIFDFSNDNFAAAFTKELGNLEVVSGKLCYEDRCRAFSIMVNDGKVVLEPVNVNTHVTLPLPFFDLKRYWPEQVRSLAVAAVKTEVPAEVEKAGAWTLPAIRSEIAGIWQQLLEITTPLQPEDDFFLLGGDSLSGLDMIDKLKKAFGITAVYQDMFSHPSLEGLSALVAARLAGQAGEAGAVQPAPEKVRLDNAARSQAYTSLLENIQQMGPLKRLQPAAVLVTGATGFAGGFIARYLLENTDAVIYCLVRGENQSAAETHFWSRFSAISGMDAHPRIKVVRGDVTRENAGISTALPGVDMVFHCAGSPAYVGQTEKLRELNVNGTINVFNWAVKQEVPYFQHISTVGIAGSSVPQDGQVAFYETDVNIGQDNTGYIHAITRLEAEEYLRAHTPDFMQVNVFRMQNIGGSLEDGIFLNNIESNLIYLRLLTLMKLGCYTEQLASVNLKMAPVDVMARVIGALALHHHTLLHTFHLTLESGMGLPQVIAAFESNGIMLQKVNAAVFGERVDQLLQQDRTTAGNLLLVLEKQKEQENSIKPAVPRNVPQLTSDATHLYLKQLKIDTDYDRNQYLEKVVKFGLENALFPAG from the coding sequence ATGGAACAAGCAGTAGCCATTATAGGCGTTTCATTCGATCTCCCCGGAATGAAAAACTGGGAGGATCTGTATCAGTCGCTCGCGGGTACTTCCTGCTATATCGGAGACATCTCCGCCCAGCGGAAAAAAGACCTCTTTGCGCGCTTTGGTGAATTCAGGGTGAAAGAAGGCGGATACCTTCCCGTGATCGATCAGTTCGATCCCAAATACTTTCATCTTACCGGGAAAGAATCTGTGCGGATGGCGCCTGAGCAACGGCTGATGCTGATGCATGCGCTCCGCGCCTTCTACGATGCCGGCTATACGGAAAAACACCTGAAAGGATCGGATACGGGGCTGTATTATGTTTCACGGGGCAGCAGTTATCCTATGTTCTTCGATGAGTCATTGGGAGAGTTTGAGGCGCTGCACGGCATCGAAGGCGCCAGGATTGCCCATTACCTGGACCTCCACGGCCCTGTGATCTCTGTCAATACTACCTGCTCTTCTTCGCTGACAGCGCTGCATCAGGCCTGTGGCGCGTTGATACAGGGCGATTGCAGCATGGCGCTGGTGGGTGGCGCCATACTGGGGGTAGTGAGCAGTGAAACGGCGGACAGGTCGGCTATTATATCCCGGGCGGGGCAATGCCGTCCGTTTGACAGTCTTGCCGATGGCACGCTCAACGGCGAAGGGGTGATCTGTTTCGTGCTGAAATTATTGTCTGATGCAGTCAGGGACAACGACCCCGTATATGCTGTAGTGGAGGGTACTGCCATGAATCACGGGGGCGCCCGCATTTCGAGCCTTACCGCTCCCAGCGCCGAAGCTCAGACGGAACTGTTGGTGAAAACCTGGCGACGCGCAGGCGTAAGTCCCGCTGCCATCCGCTTTATAGAAGCGCATGGTACCGGTACTATCCTCGGTGATCCTATTGAATTCAAAGGGATTGCGGAGGCGTTCCGGCAGGAGGGCGTTACAGACGGCGTTTGCAGTATCAGTTCCGTAAAGGGACAGATAGGCCATTTGGATTCGCTGGCGGGCATCGCCGGCCTGCTGCGGCTCACAGCGGCGCTTCGTAGCGGCACGATCCCCGCTCAGGCAGGCTTTGAAGCACTGAATGGACACATCAGCGAAGAAAACACTATTGTTGAAGTGCAGCGTACAGCAGCGCCGTGGCCGGTGGCAGAAGGCCGGAAAGTAGGAGGGGTGAGCTCATTCGGGCTTACCGGCAACAATGTACATGCCGTAGTATCGAGGCCGGAAAAGCCTTCCGTCGTATACCACGATCAACCGGTTTATTTTCTCCAGCTGGCAGAAAGAACGCCGGAAAGACTGCAACAGCTAAAGCAGGAACTGGCTGCTTCGCTGCGTGTAACCGAAAATGTTACCCTGGAGCCCTGGTGTCAGCGGGTGAACAGGTTGTTTACCCAACAGCCGGTGCAGCAGGGGTTGTTATTTAAAGACAAAGCCGCCTTGTTGCGGCAGCTGGAAGCGCCTTATGAGCGCTCTTCCCGTAAAAAGAGATATTTCATCGCCAATATCGATATCCTTTCCTTTGAGGAAGCCCAGGTGAATGCTCTTTTAAAAGGTAACCTGCTGCTGCGCGAGGAATATGATCAGCTGGTCGCCGGCAGGGTGCTGCCGGGGGCGGTGGCCAGGAATATTGCCTTCCAGGCTGCGGTATGCAAATGGCTGATAGCAGCACTGGGCAAAGAGGTTACCCTGATCAGTCCGAAAGAAGGAAATATTGTGCAGCAGGTACTCGCAGGGACCATTGTTCCCGAAGAGGCTTTTCGTATTTCACAGATAGTCCCCGGTGCAGATTTTAACCGCGCCAATTTTTTAAAATACCTGCAACAACTGCCGGCGACAGAAGATATCGTGATCTTCGATTTCAGCAACGATAACTTTGCCGCAGCATTCACGAAAGAGCTGGGCAACCTGGAAGTGGTGAGCGGGAAGCTGTGTTACGAGGACCGTTGCCGCGCCTTCTCAATTATGGTAAATGATGGTAAAGTGGTTCTGGAACCTGTGAATGTCAATACACATGTGACGCTTCCGCTGCCATTCTTTGACTTAAAAAGGTATTGGCCCGAACAGGTGAGGAGCCTCGCGGTTGCCGCAGTAAAAACCGAAGTACCGGCAGAAGTGGAGAAAGCAGGCGCCTGGACACTCCCCGCCATCCGGTCGGAGATTGCCGGTATCTGGCAGCAACTGCTGGAAATAACCACCCCGCTGCAGCCGGAGGATGACTTTTTCCTGCTGGGAGGTGATTCCCTTTCCGGTCTGGACATGATCGATAAACTGAAAAAGGCTTTTGGCATCACCGCAGTGTACCAGGATATGTTCAGCCATCCTTCACTGGAGGGTCTGTCGGCCCTGGTGGCGGCGCGCCTGGCGGGGCAGGCGGGAGAGGCAGGCGCCGTGCAGCCTGCCCCTGAGAAAGTGCGCCTGGATAATGCCGCCCGCAGCCAGGCGTATACCTCGCTGCTGGAAAACATACAACAGATGGGGCCATTGAAACGGCTGCAGCCCGCGGCAGTACTGGTAACCGGCGCCACCGGCTTTGCGGGTGGCTTTATCGCCCGCTATCTTTTGGAAAATACGGATGCGGTGATCTATTGCCTGGTGAGAGGAGAAAATCAATCTGCTGCCGAAACACATTTCTGGAGCCGGTTTTCGGCTATCTCCGGTATGGATGCCCATCCCAGGATCAAGGTGGTCCGGGGGGATGTTACCCGTGAAAACGCCGGTATCAGCACTGCGTTGCCCGGTGTGGACATGGTGTTTCATTGTGCTGGTTCCCCGGCCTATGTCGGACAAACGGAAAAGCTCCGGGAACTCAATGTAAACGGTACTATCAATGTGTTTAACTGGGCGGTAAAACAAGAAGTGCCGTACTTTCAGCATATTTCCACGGTAGGTATTGCCGGTAGTAGTGTGCCGCAGGACGGACAGGTGGCTTTTTACGAAACGGACGTGAACATAGGCCAGGACAACACAGGCTACATTCACGCGATCACACGGCTGGAAGCCGAAGAATACCTCCGCGCCCATACCCCGGACTTTATGCAGGTGAACGTATTCCGGATGCAGAATATCGGCGGTAGCCTGGAAGATGGTATATTCCTGAACAATATCGAGAGCAATCTCATTTACCTGCGTCTGCTTACGCTTATGAAACTGGGATGTTATACAGAACAGCTGGCATCTGTTAACCTGAAGATGGCGCCGGTAGATGTCATGGCGCGGGTAATAGGAGCGCTGGCGTTGCACCATCATACCCTGTTACATACTTTTCATCTCACGCTCGAAAGCGGTATGGGACTGCCGCAGGTGATCGCCGCATTTGAAAGCAATGGCATTATGTTGCAGAAAGTAAATGCGGCCGTATTCGGAGAAAGAGTAGATCAGCTGCTGCAGCAGGACAGGACCACCGCGGGCAATCTCCTGCTGGTACTGGAAAAGCAGAAGGAGCAGGAGAACAGCATCAAGCCGGCTGTACCGCGCAATGTGCCTCAGTTGACAAGCGACGCCACGCATTTATACTTAAAACAGTTGAAGATTGATACAGATTACGACAGGAATCAGTATCTTGAAAAAGTTGTAAAATTCGGCCTGGAAAATGCATTGTTCCCGGCCGGATAG
- a CDS encoding non-ribosomal peptide synthetase: MTQNTGNIEDVYPMSDIQKGMVALSLLRPAEGLYHDQFTYHIPGVDIAHFDKALRLMVRKHATLRTALDVINYSQEVQIVYKEVPVSTGLVDLSGLSATDQEAAIRDYIREERKRPFDLLSAPLWRTTIFNLDATHGVFLFQFHHAILDGWSVASFNTELFNLYRQLLEQPAFTPAPLKCSNREHVLQEHIAKKDKKNLVYWQQELQDFKRLNVFANTIMESSYQSVIHPAKAERLRQACREEKITLKTLLFGSFVYALNLLTYDSDITIGLVSNNRPLMEDGDRILGCYLNTLPLRTRLQEYKHKPWRQYFQGLERKLQEVNSTRLTLLEISRQLNEDTSFGNPFFDVIFNYVDFHVYNDVAAGANSTTGYESNRIRLASHEKTNTTLDLTVAARNNHLVFNYQYNRALVADVTPEQLHGYAEKILDIFLEDAAAPLGNSAVLGNEAVVKQLEVCRQAQADFAADTNVVDLFCRQATIRPDAPAIIYQDKTITYGMADRLSNQLAHYLIRQYGLTAGDLVGLSMERSEWLPVMVMAILKTGAAYVPLDTALPKERLDFIAADGKFKVMVTDQWLQNLAPLVDTLPADRPDRVIQPDQVIYSIYTSGSTGTPKGVLIAHRSVTNLIAWFTQRYSITAESRFIQLTAATFDPFAEDIFGAFTNGAVFHIVSNTLLYDPEKLRQYIIDNGITILNCVPQVIGNLLAFSEERIATISAVISGGDKLPVSLRNTLLELGYNLYNNYGPTEITVDALSEQVAAEGPVTIGRPVANCRAYILDSEQDLLAAGVAGELCIGGAGVAIGYLNNPELTDKKFVQDPYAGGRMYRTGDLARWTSSGAVEYLNRMDEQVKVRGYRVETGEIEFFLMQAENIREVAVTTFNADAGDVELAAYYIADAPIEAATLTTFLSQYLPVYMVPSYFVQMDQFPLSQNGKIDRKALPVPSGAGEAAGEALQLPSGELELQLAAVWQKVLGREQVGVNQPFFRIGGNSLKVVALQRQIKKDMDLLVDIVDLFSHNTIEQFAALLVQKKLVQPAVAAEDAGVNTLNF, encoded by the coding sequence ATGACGCAAAATACCGGAAACATAGAAGATGTATATCCAATGAGCGATATACAGAAAGGAATGGTGGCATTATCGCTCCTGCGCCCGGCGGAAGGATTGTATCATGACCAGTTCACCTATCACATACCAGGTGTGGACATAGCCCATTTCGATAAAGCGCTGCGGCTCATGGTCCGCAAGCACGCCACGCTGCGTACAGCCCTTGATGTTATTAACTATAGCCAGGAGGTACAGATCGTTTATAAAGAGGTGCCGGTCAGCACCGGGCTTGTCGATCTTAGCGGGCTTAGCGCCACAGACCAGGAAGCAGCGATCCGCGATTACATCAGGGAGGAGCGCAAACGTCCCTTCGATCTGCTGTCAGCGCCGCTCTGGCGTACGACCATTTTCAACCTCGATGCCACACATGGCGTATTCCTGTTCCAGTTCCACCACGCCATCCTCGACGGATGGAGCGTTGCATCCTTCAATACGGAACTGTTTAACCTCTACCGGCAATTGCTGGAGCAGCCCGCGTTTACACCCGCGCCGCTGAAGTGCAGCAACAGGGAACATGTGCTGCAGGAACACATCGCCAAAAAAGATAAGAAGAATCTGGTATACTGGCAGCAGGAACTGCAGGACTTCAAACGGCTGAACGTATTTGCCAACACTATCATGGAGAGCAGCTACCAGTCTGTTATTCATCCTGCCAAAGCAGAACGGCTGAGGCAAGCCTGCCGGGAAGAGAAAATTACACTGAAGACGCTGCTGTTCGGATCATTTGTATATGCGCTTAACCTGCTCACCTATGATTCCGACATTACCATCGGGCTTGTTTCCAATAACCGTCCGCTGATGGAAGACGGTGATAGGATATTGGGCTGTTATCTCAATACCCTGCCGTTGCGCACGCGGTTGCAGGAATACAAGCATAAGCCGTGGCGGCAATATTTTCAGGGACTGGAGCGTAAGCTACAGGAGGTGAACAGCACAAGGCTTACGCTGCTGGAAATTTCCAGGCAGCTGAACGAAGATACCAGCTTCGGTAATCCTTTCTTTGATGTTATCTTCAATTATGTAGATTTCCACGTGTACAATGATGTAGCGGCTGGCGCGAACAGCACCACCGGTTACGAGAGCAACAGGATCCGGCTGGCCTCCCATGAGAAGACGAATACCACGCTCGACCTTACCGTTGCCGCCAGAAATAATCACCTTGTTTTCAATTACCAGTATAACCGCGCGCTCGTAGCAGACGTTACGCCGGAGCAACTGCACGGCTATGCAGAGAAGATACTGGATATATTCCTGGAAGATGCGGCCGCTCCCCTTGGCAACAGCGCTGTCCTGGGCAATGAAGCCGTCGTGAAACAACTGGAGGTGTGTCGCCAGGCGCAGGCAGATTTTGCAGCAGACACCAATGTGGTGGACCTTTTTTGCCGGCAGGCGACCATACGTCCGGATGCACCGGCCATCATTTACCAGGATAAGACGATCACTTATGGGATGGCGGACCGGCTGTCTAACCAGCTGGCGCATTACCTGATCAGGCAATACGGCCTTACGGCAGGCGACCTGGTGGGCTTATCAATGGAACGCAGCGAATGGCTGCCGGTGATGGTGATGGCCATACTGAAAACCGGCGCTGCCTATGTGCCGCTGGATACGGCGCTTCCGAAGGAACGGCTGGACTTCATTGCTGCCGATGGCAAATTCAAAGTAATGGTCACCGATCAGTGGCTGCAAAACCTTGCACCGCTGGTGGATACGCTGCCAGCCGACCGGCCGGACCGCGTTATCCAGCCTGACCAGGTCATCTACAGTATCTATACCTCCGGTTCTACCGGAACGCCCAAAGGCGTGCTGATAGCTCATCGCAGTGTTACCAACCTGATAGCGTGGTTCACGCAACGTTACAGCATCACCGCTGAGAGCAGGTTTATCCAGCTCACGGCTGCCACCTTTGATCCTTTTGCAGAGGATATCTTTGGCGCCTTCACGAACGGCGCCGTTTTCCATATCGTTTCAAACACATTGCTGTACGATCCTGAAAAGCTGCGGCAATACATCATAGACAACGGCATTACCATTCTCAACTGTGTTCCCCAGGTGATCGGCAACCTGCTGGCCTTCTCTGAGGAGAGGATAGCCACGATTTCAGCCGTTATTTCAGGGGGAGACAAGTTGCCGGTAAGTTTGCGGAACACCTTGCTGGAACTGGGGTATAACCTGTATAACAATTACGGCCCAACGGAGATTACGGTGGATGCCCTCAGCGAACAGGTAGCTGCTGAAGGGCCTGTCACCATCGGGAGGCCGGTGGCCAACTGCAGGGCGTATATACTTGACAGTGAGCAGGACCTGTTGGCGGCTGGCGTCGCCGGAGAGCTGTGTATTGGAGGGGCAGGCGTGGCAATAGGGTACCTCAATAATCCCGAACTGACGGATAAAAAGTTCGTTCAGGACCCATACGCCGGCGGAAGGATGTACCGCACCGGCGACCTCGCCCGGTGGACGTCTTCCGGCGCCGTGGAATATCTTAACAGGATGGACGAACAGGTGAAGGTGAGGGGTTACCGTGTGGAAACAGGAGAGATAGAATTTTTCCTGATGCAGGCCGAAAACATCCGGGAGGTAGCAGTAACGACATTTAATGCGGACGCCGGGGACGTGGAGCTGGCTGCTTACTACATAGCGGATGCGCCCATAGAAGCCGCGACGCTGACAACATTTCTTTCGCAATACCTGCCGGTCTACATGGTCCCCTCGTACTTTGTGCAGATGGACCAGTTCCCGCTGTCGCAAAACGGGAAGATCGACCGGAAGGCATTACCCGTTCCTTCAGGCGCCGGCGAGGCTGCCGGAGAAGCGTTACAGTTGCCTTCCGGGGAGCTGGAGTTACAGCTGGCGGCCGTTTGGCAGAAAGTGCTGGGCAGGGAGCAGGTAGGCGTAAACCAGCCTTTTTTCCGTATCGGTGGCAACTCCCTGAAAGTGGTAGCCTTACAACGGCAGATAAAAAAAGACATGGACCTTCTTGTAGATATCGTAGACCTCTTCAGTCATAATACCATTGAGCAGTTTGCCGCGCTGCTGGTGCAGAAAAAGCTGGTGCAGCCCGCGGTAGCCGCGGAGGATGCAGGTGTTAACACACTAAATTTTTAA